A segment of the Hypnocyclicus thermotrophus genome:
GTTGAAAATGCAAATGAAGAATTAAAAAAATATGCAAAGGTTATAACAAAATCAAATAACGAAGATGGGATAGCAGAATTAATAGAAAATTATATATTAAATTAAAGAGTAGTTAAAACTGCTCTTTTTTAATGAAAAATTTATAAAAATAGAGTAAAATAATAATATTCAAGTAAAGGAGAATTATGATTTTTAAAAAATTTAAATTAGGTAATTATAGGTTGCAAAACAAAGTAGTACTTCCACCAATGGTTAGGTTTAGTATTTTAGATAAGAGTAGTTATGTAAATCAAGAACTTATTAATTATTATAAAAATACATGTGAAGCCAGAAATGGACTTATTATAGTAGAAGCTACAGCAGTATCAAGTGACGGGAAATTACGTGATAATCAAATAGGAATATGGGATGATAGTTTTATTGAAGGACTTAGTAAAATAGCAAAACTTGGAAAAGAATATAATATTCCAATGTTACTCCAACTACATCATGCAGGATTTAGAGAAAAAATAAAAGATGTTAAAGAAGAGATTTTAGATAAAATACTTGATGATTTTGTAAATGCTACAATTAGAGCTAAAAAAGCAGGATTTAATGGTATTGAGATACATGGTGCACATAGATATTTGATTTCGCAATTACACTCAAAAATATGGAACACAAGAGATGATAAATATGGTGGGAATTTTCAAAAAAGAATGTATTTTATTACAGAATATGTAAACAGAACAAAAGAGCTTTTTAATAATGATTTTTTATTGGGTATAAGAATAGGAGGGAATGAACCAGGGATTGAAGAAGGAATAGAAATAGCTAAATATTTAGAAAAATTAGGATTTAAATATTTGCATATATCACACGGTATTCCATATCCAAATATTAAAAGTTTTGATAAAGTAGAAAAACCAGAGGATTTCCCATTGAATTGGATAAATTACTTGTCTTTTGAAATAAAAAGAAATGTAAAAATACCTGTAATAGCGGTATATGAAATAAAAAAATATGAACAGGCAAAATATATTATAGATAATAATGGAGCTGATTTGATAGCCGTAGGTAGAGCACAACTTAATAATTTTAATTTATTAAAAAAATGGCATAGAAAAGAAAAGTATGAGAGGAGTCTAAAATGGAAAAAAAATTAATGTTTGATAGTATAATTTTATTTATTTTTTTATCTACACTAAGCTTTGCAGAAGACATCGTTATACATTCTCTTGAACCTGGAATGATGGATAATAGAGGCATGGGAATGTATAAGAATGAAAAATATTTGTTTCCAATTTTTTCAATAAGTTATCCATTGATAACAAATGATATGAAAATGGGAAATATAAACTATCCAGCAAAAAAATCATGGAGTTTTATGTTTGAAAGTGGTTTAACTAAAAATGAATTTATTAATTTAGGAATAGGAGTAATGTATACAGAACAATTTAGATTATTAACATTATCAAGTTATACAACTTATTCAACACCAGATACTTATAAATTTGTACCAATATATATGATAGCAGATGTTTCTCTTTCTCCTTATACTGCTTTTGTTTTTAAATTAGGAGTGGGAAATGTAAAAGCAAATAATGAGTTTATAACAGAATTTGGCGATATAGTATCAACTGGATATTATTATGCAGGAGGAATTAGATTTTTATCTCTTGAAATATTATATAGTATAGATAGTTTAAAACTTTCAAAAGGAGTTAAAGTTAATAATAATAAAATAAGTTTAGTATTTTAACTTAATATATAAAAAAGTGCTATTATCAGATAGCACTTTTTTATATATTAAATTTTTTGTTTAAATAAATATTAAATGTAGCATTGCCTAAATTTTAATGTTTTTATATAGATCAAAAAAAGATCTGTATTCGTAACAAATGTTACTGAATATAAAAAATATATTTGGTAAAATAAGTTTAGTAAAAAAGTCAGGTATTAAAAGATAAAAAAAAAAGGAAAATATATTTTTTCTCGTATATAAAAATGGTAAAAAAAATTCGTAACAAATGTTACTGAATATAAAAAATATATTTGGTAAAATAAGTTTAGTAAATTAATAAAAAAATAAGGAGGTATTTAAATGTTTTGTTATCAATGTCAAGAAGCAGCAAAAGGAACAGGATGTGATATTAAAGGGGTATGTGGGAAAGAGGCACCAGTAGCTGATATTCAAGATATGCTTATATTTGTATTAAAAGGTATTTCATATGTTTCTTCGGTTCTAAGAGAGGTAGAAGAACTTCCAGAACATAATATTGTTGATGAATATGTTACGACATCTTTATTTACAACTAT
Coding sequences within it:
- a CDS encoding NADH:flavin oxidoreductase, with translation MIFKKFKLGNYRLQNKVVLPPMVRFSILDKSSYVNQELINYYKNTCEARNGLIIVEATAVSSDGKLRDNQIGIWDDSFIEGLSKIAKLGKEYNIPMLLQLHHAGFREKIKDVKEEILDKILDDFVNATIRAKKAGFNGIEIHGAHRYLISQLHSKIWNTRDDKYGGNFQKRMYFITEYVNRTKELFNNDFLLGIRIGGNEPGIEEGIEIAKYLEKLGFKYLHISHGIPYPNIKSFDKVEKPEDFPLNWINYLSFEIKRNVKIPVIAVYEIKKYEQAKYIIDNNGADLIAVGRAQLNNFNLLKKWHRKEKYERSLKWKKN